The following proteins are co-located in the Candidatus Nitrosotenuis cloacae genome:
- a CDS encoding SDR family oxidoreductase, translated as MEIRIAITGASGFVGTNLRAFLNDERIHFTSITRRKTRRLKFEKNIVSDLGQKDLPGRLRGCAALVHLIGIGAQTKDADYQSVNVDLTKKAVSLCKKSGIKKIIYVSGLGVGNNTTFGYFLSKLKAEEEIKKSGLDYTILRASYVIGRDDPLTKNLRKQARSGSILIPGDGAYRLQPILVQDVAKVILACVTNKKLSKKTVDLVGPQTVSFARFARRFARNENVKIRKVSLQRAYFTALNRPDDAAFGLDDLNIMVGDFTGNHKRLERLCGFRLNSTGLLPL; from the coding sequence ATGGAGATTAGAATAGCAATCACCGGCGCAAGCGGGTTTGTAGGAACGAATCTCCGGGCGTTTCTAAATGATGAAAGGATTCACTTTACCAGCATCACCAGAAGGAAGACAAGACGCCTCAAGTTTGAAAAAAATATTGTATCGGATCTTGGGCAAAAAGATCTGCCGGGTAGGCTGCGCGGATGTGCCGCACTGGTGCACCTGATTGGAATCGGTGCGCAGACAAAGGATGCGGACTACCAGTCCGTGAACGTGGATCTTACAAAAAAGGCAGTGTCGCTGTGCAAAAAGTCGGGAATCAAAAAAATCATCTACGTCAGCGGCCTCGGAGTTGGCAATAACACAACATTTGGATATTTTCTATCAAAGCTAAAGGCAGAGGAGGAGATAAAAAAATCCGGCCTTGATTACACCATACTGCGTGCGTCATATGTGATCGGACGAGACGATCCACTCACAAAGAATCTGCGCAAGCAGGCAAGGTCCGGCTCCATACTCATTCCGGGGGACGGCGCATACAGGCTGCAGCCCATTCTGGTGCAAGACGTCGCAAAAGTGATTCTTGCGTGCGTGACAAACAAAAAACTCTCAAAGAAGACAGTGGACCTGGTGGGACCGCAGACTGTCAGCTTTGCAAGGTTTGCAAGGCGGTTTGCCCGGAATGAGAATGTCAAGATCCGAAAAGTCAGCCTGCAAAGGGCGTACTTTACGGCGCTAAACCGCCCGGACGATGCGGCATTTGGGTTGGACGACCTCAACATAATGGTCGGCGACTTTACGGGAAATCACAAGAGACTGGAAAGACTGTGCGGCTTTAGGTTAAACTCTACAGGCCTGCTGCCGCTCTGA
- the cobO gene encoding cob(I)yrinic acid a,c-diamide adenosyltransferase, whose translation MEDGGLVIVYTGKGKGKTTAALGVALRAIGHDHKVCMIQFIKGSWHYGEMSSSKRLEPEFELTAVGKGFVGILDDKSPKEDHEKIAREAVEISKEKILSGKYDVVILDEINYAVNLGLVQTDMVLDLIRSKPQKVSLILTGNHARQEVIDAADLVTEMREIKHPFQRGIRAKKGIDF comes from the coding sequence TTGGAAGACGGCGGCCTGGTCATAGTGTATACGGGAAAGGGAAAAGGCAAGACCACTGCCGCCTTGGGAGTGGCCCTCAGGGCAATAGGACACGACCACAAAGTCTGCATGATCCAGTTCATCAAGGGATCGTGGCATTATGGAGAGATGAGCTCATCAAAAAGACTAGAGCCAGAGTTTGAGCTTACCGCGGTGGGCAAGGGATTTGTCGGCATACTGGACGACAAGAGCCCAAAGGAGGACCACGAAAAGATTGCAAGAGAGGCAGTAGAGATAAGCAAGGAAAAGATTCTTTCCGGAAAATACGACGTAGTCATTCTGGACGAGATAAACTATGCAGTCAATCTGGGGCTGGTCCAGACCGACATGGTGCTGGACCTGATAAGATCAAAACCGCAGAAGGTGAGCCTCATTTTAACTGGGAATCACGCAAGGCAGGAGGTAATCGATGCCGCGGACCTTGTCACGGAGATGAGGGAGATAAAGCACCCGTTCCAGCGAGGAATCAGAGCAAAGAAAGGCATAGACTTTTGA
- a CDS encoding RNA-protein complex protein Nop10, with protein sequence MKFQLRKCPQCKKYTLKDDCPQCNIKTATVHPAKYSPDDKYARYRIKDKYKED encoded by the coding sequence TTGAAGTTTCAGCTGCGCAAGTGCCCCCAATGCAAGAAATACACGCTAAAGGACGATTGCCCGCAGTGCAACATAAAGACTGCCACGGTTCATCCGGCAAAGTATTCGCCTGACGACAAGTATGCGCGATACCGCATAAAGGACAAATACAAAGAAGACTAG
- a CDS encoding cobyrinate a,c-diamide synthase, with protein MKIPRLVIAGTTSGVGKTSITCSVIYALKKMGYSVQPFKVGPDYIDPSYLSAVSGNNARNLDSWIMGKDAVVASFMKNSTSDASVIEGVMGYYDGFSGESNFSSTHHVASILESPVILILDASRTARSIAATALGYVKFHRNSRIVGFILNKIGSKKHEAMCRAALAPLKIPIVGCVPKNPDLSLESRHLGLIPAVEQDDLKPKIIKVAKVILQYLDMEKIASILKQAPPLSRVEEERREKPKTTIAVALDKSFNFYYYDNFDALKRSGARLEFFSPISDAAPPECSGMYIGGGFPEVLGAPLAKNHGMKKAIKRLAEDSMPVYGECGGLMYLTKSIGYARKNYSMVGLFDAQTSMEKKMVLNYTKATASADCLLAKKSARFFGHEFHYSELKSVPRDSKFAYDLSIGVGISDKKDGLMEYNTLASYMHLYFDRSTHAPNFVSSCVKYSRR; from the coding sequence ATGAAGATCCCAAGGCTTGTAATTGCCGGCACTACGAGTGGCGTCGGAAAGACGTCCATTACGTGCTCTGTCATCTATGCGCTAAAGAAGATGGGGTACTCGGTGCAGCCGTTCAAGGTGGGGCCGGACTATATCGACCCGTCGTACCTTTCGGCCGTGTCTGGGAACAACGCAAGAAACCTCGACTCGTGGATAATGGGAAAGGACGCAGTTGTTGCAAGCTTTATGAAAAACTCTACGTCCGACGCGTCTGTAATAGAGGGAGTCATGGGATACTATGACGGGTTTTCTGGCGAGTCGAACTTTTCAAGCACGCACCATGTTGCGTCAATCCTGGAATCTCCAGTGATCCTGATTCTGGACGCAAGCAGGACTGCCCGCTCCATTGCGGCAACGGCGCTTGGATATGTAAAATTCCACAGGAACTCTAGAATCGTCGGATTCATACTCAACAAGATAGGCAGCAAAAAGCACGAGGCAATGTGCAGGGCTGCTCTGGCCCCATTGAAGATCCCAATTGTGGGATGCGTCCCAAAGAATCCGGATCTGTCGCTAGAGTCGCGTCACTTGGGGCTGATACCTGCAGTGGAGCAGGACGACCTGAAGCCAAAGATCATCAAGGTTGCAAAGGTAATCTTGCAATATCTGGACATGGAAAAAATTGCGTCAATCCTAAAGCAGGCACCACCGCTTTCCCGCGTAGAGGAAGAAAGGCGCGAAAAGCCAAAGACCACAATAGCGGTGGCCCTTGATAAGTCCTTCAACTTTTACTATTATGACAATTTTGATGCGCTAAAGAGAAGCGGCGCAAGACTGGAATTCTTCAGTCCGATCTCAGATGCGGCACCCCCCGAGTGCTCCGGTATGTACATTGGAGGAGGATTTCCGGAGGTGCTGGGCGCGCCGCTTGCAAAAAACCACGGCATGAAAAAGGCAATCAAGAGACTTGCGGAGGATTCCATGCCGGTATACGGCGAGTGCGGCGGGCTGATGTATCTGACAAAGTCGATAGGTTATGCGAGAAAAAACTATTCCATGGTGGGCCTCTTTGATGCGCAGACCAGCATGGAAAAGAAGATGGTGCTAAACTACACCAAGGCGACCGCATCAGCTGACTGCCTTTTGGCAAAAAAGTCGGCAAGGTTTTTCGGACACGAGTTTCACTATTCGGAGCTAAAGTCTGTCCCAAGGGACTCTAAATTTGCCTACGACCTATCTATTGGGGTGGGTATAAGCGACAAAAAGGACGGCCTGATGGAATACAACACGCTTGCGTCCTACATGCATCTGTACTTTGATCGCAGCACGCACGCGCCGAACTTTGTCAGTTCCTGTGTAAAATACTCAAGAAGGTGA
- a CDS encoding U6 snRNA-associated Sm-like protein LSm6 — translation MSQVSAKKPLTTLQKNTKKKVTVRLKNEVEYKGKMDNVDSYMNLIMTDAEELSGGKIVANYGRVIVRGNNVLFIRLENDL, via the coding sequence TTGTCACAAGTAAGCGCAAAGAAACCACTAACAACACTGCAAAAAAATACTAAAAAGAAAGTTACAGTCAGACTAAAGAACGAAGTAGAGTACAAGGGCAAGATGGACAACGTAGATTCTTACATGAACTTGATCATGACAGACGCCGAAGAGCTTAGCGGCGGAAAGATTGTAGCAAACTATGGCAGGGTCATAGTCAGAGGCAACAACGTACTATTCATCAGATTAGAAAACGATTTGTAG
- a CDS encoding cobalt-precorrin-5B (C(1))-methyltransferase yields the protein MSETEKPRQKLRTGFTTGACATAAAKAALVSIITQKKIESVEILLPKEKKITINIASCKFESGSARCSVIKDGGDDPDVTHGAEIIVDLEITKNAGSIEIDGGTGVGRVTKPGLGLEIGTAAINPTPKKMITENLAVTGKNILDTSGISVLVSVPKGEEIAQKTDNPRLGIIGGISILGTTGIVIPYSTASFAASIRQSLDVTVAMKGDAVVLTTGGRSEEFSRREIDLPDHCFVQMGDFAGYTIQQCAKKGIRKAHVAGFIGKLAKISAGVKQTHVKGSKVDMAFLGEMAKRCGAASSTLDRIKAANTARHVQEIITEDKVPGFFLSICNEVHKQMTAHSEGKVEIEVILFDFDGSILGRFPQQGI from the coding sequence GTGAGCGAGACTGAAAAGCCGAGGCAGAAGCTGCGGACTGGCTTTACAACTGGCGCGTGCGCCACTGCAGCAGCAAAGGCGGCACTTGTTTCCATCATCACTCAGAAAAAAATCGAGTCAGTTGAGATTTTACTTCCAAAGGAAAAAAAGATCACCATAAACATTGCAAGCTGCAAATTTGAATCGGGATCAGCAAGATGCTCCGTCATAAAGGACGGAGGCGACGACCCCGACGTAACGCACGGAGCAGAGATCATAGTAGACCTTGAGATCACAAAAAATGCCGGCAGCATAGAGATAGACGGCGGCACCGGGGTGGGCCGGGTGACCAAGCCGGGACTCGGACTTGAGATCGGCACTGCGGCAATCAACCCGACACCAAAAAAAATGATAACGGAAAACCTCGCAGTTACTGGAAAAAACATCCTAGATACAAGCGGGATCAGTGTGCTCGTATCGGTCCCAAAGGGGGAGGAGATTGCGCAAAAGACGGACAACCCAAGGCTTGGCATAATTGGCGGAATCTCAATTCTTGGCACAACCGGCATAGTCATCCCGTATTCGACTGCGTCCTTTGCCGCATCAATCAGGCAGAGCCTGGATGTCACAGTTGCAATGAAGGGCGATGCGGTGGTGCTCACCACTGGCGGAAGGAGCGAGGAGTTTTCGCGAAGAGAGATCGACCTGCCTGACCATTGCTTTGTTCAGATGGGCGACTTTGCAGGATACACCATACAGCAGTGCGCAAAAAAAGGCATCAGAAAAGCCCACGTTGCAGGCTTTATCGGAAAACTCGCAAAGATATCTGCCGGAGTAAAGCAGACTCACGTAAAGGGCTCCAAGGTGGACATGGCCTTTCTTGGCGAGATGGCAAAAAGATGCGGGGCGGCAAGCTCCACGCTGGACAGGATAAAGGCGGCAAACACTGCAAGGCACGTACAGGAGATCATAACAGAGGACAAGGTGCCAGGGTTTTTTCTGTCAATATGTAATGAGGTGCACAAGCAGATGACTGCGCATTCTGAGGGCAAAGTCGAGATCGAGGTGATACTGTTTGATTTTGACGGCTCCATACTAGGCAGATTCCCGCAGCAAGGAATTTAA
- a CDS encoding sirohydrochlorin chelatase encodes MKRGLLIIDRGSKEKEVFDELSFICEKVKQKGDYAFANYCFLEVVPPFISEGIAKCLESDIDALTIVPYFLYPGRKVKAAVNEAVKLQSTTNVKFTFTKPMSMHQKMVDIVESKIASALAKANVSLPKSKVDVMIIGHGSKDPRAQLSIKYVTDGLSSAYRNVDYCFLEIEEPTIQQGVQRFDALKPEVLVIVFYFLHEGAHVKRDIYGDLNPALERSQIKKFLITEHIGTDEKMIDFIIERAREVEDAN; translated from the coding sequence ATGAAGCGCGGTCTGCTGATCATCGACAGGGGCAGCAAGGAAAAGGAGGTGTTTGACGAACTGTCATTCATCTGCGAGAAGGTAAAACAAAAGGGGGACTATGCATTTGCAAACTATTGCTTTTTGGAGGTCGTGCCTCCCTTCATTTCAGAAGGGATTGCCAAGTGCTTGGAATCCGACATTGACGCACTCACCATAGTGCCGTACTTTTTGTATCCTGGAAGGAAGGTAAAGGCCGCAGTAAACGAGGCAGTCAAGCTCCAGTCAACTACCAACGTCAAGTTCACATTTACAAAGCCGATGAGCATGCACCAGAAGATGGTCGACATAGTAGAATCAAAGATAGCGTCCGCGCTTGCAAAGGCAAACGTGTCCCTGCCAAAGAGCAAGGTGGACGTGATGATAATAGGGCACGGCAGCAAGGACCCGAGGGCGCAGCTCTCAATAAAATATGTCACCGATGGCTTATCCTCTGCGTACAGAAACGTCGACTATTGCTTCCTTGAGATCGAGGAGCCCACAATCCAGCAGGGGGTCCAAAGGTTTGACGCACTCAAGCCGGAGGTGCTGGTGATAGTGTTTTACTTTTTGCACGAGGGTGCCCACGTAAAGCGCGACATATACGGGGACCTAAACCCGGCGCTGGAAAGATCACAGATCAAAAAGTTCCTAATCACCGAGCACATCGGAACGGACGAGAAGATGATTGATTTTATAATTGAGCGAGCAAGGGAGGTAGAGGATGCAAACTAG
- a CDS encoding DnaJ domain-containing protein, with protein MDASHCYEILGLGKDASFKEIKQAYRRLSLRYHPDRNKDAGADKRFREITEAYQTLKIEQKKENMRHKDAETAHAEFWKYHDKKTDEEVNFGYSAYREFRRNFGADYMHEDRTVEKPISHKMTHLLLYGGLGAIALWIIISEILK; from the coding sequence TTGGATGCATCTCATTGCTATGAGATTCTCGGGCTGGGAAAGGACGCGTCATTCAAGGAGATAAAGCAGGCGTACCGCAGGCTGTCCCTGAGGTACCATCCAGACAGAAACAAGGATGCGGGCGCCGACAAGAGATTCAGGGAGATTACAGAAGCATACCAGACGCTAAAGATAGAGCAGAAAAAGGAGAACATGAGGCACAAGGACGCAGAGACTGCACACGCCGAGTTTTGGAAGTACCACGACAAAAAGACCGACGAGGAGGTGAACTTTGGCTACAGTGCATACCGCGAATTCAGGCGTAACTTTGGCGCAGACTACATGCATGAGGACCGCACCGTTGAAAAACCGATATCCCACAAGATGACGCACCTGCTGCTTTACGGAGGGCTTGGCGCAATAGCTCTGTGGATAATAATCTCAGAGATTCTAAAGTGA
- a CDS encoding precorrin-8X methylmutase, translating into MQTRKGQSIEDESMEIIEREIGAHPYQGHEWKIVRRIIHSTADFDFARNAGIIFHKDAVRSGLEALRSGRNIIVDVNGIIGLLNKQNLADFKNNVICDISNPDVVKEATNLNKTRAQTAMRMRASEMNGGIVVIGNAPTALLEVVQMVKENVTRPSLIIGMPVGFVCAAESKEELAKLDVPYITNKGRKGGSPSAAAIVNALYKIVRESPS; encoded by the coding sequence ATGCAAACTAGGAAGGGCCAATCCATAGAGGATGAGAGTATGGAGATAATCGAGCGTGAGATCGGCGCCCACCCGTACCAGGGACACGAGTGGAAGATAGTGAGGAGGATAATTCACTCAACTGCCGACTTTGACTTTGCAAGGAATGCCGGGATAATCTTCCACAAAGACGCAGTGAGGAGCGGCCTTGAGGCACTGAGATCCGGCAGGAACATCATTGTGGACGTAAACGGCATAATCGGCCTGCTAAACAAGCAGAACCTGGCGGATTTTAAGAACAACGTAATCTGCGACATATCAAATCCGGACGTGGTAAAGGAGGCCACCAATCTGAACAAGACGCGGGCACAGACTGCGATGAGGATGCGTGCATCCGAGATGAACGGCGGAATAGTCGTAATAGGAAACGCGCCGACTGCCCTTCTTGAGGTGGTTCAGATGGTAAAGGAGAACGTCACAAGGCCCAGCCTGATAATTGGCATGCCAGTAGGGTTTGTCTGCGCCGCAGAGTCAAAGGAGGAGCTTGCCAAGCTTGACGTCCCTTACATCACAAACAAGGGACGAAAGGGAGGCAGCCCGTCAGCTGCTGCAATCGTAAACGCGCTATACAAGATAGTGCGCGAGTCACCTTCTTGA
- a CDS encoding cobalt-precorrin 5A hydrolase, protein MDKVAILAITKNGIKIASSIRSSFPSWEIFAPSKFRDETSANWYEETTSAKIAELFSNYDGIVCLFSLGAVIRLVAPYLKDKKTDPAIIVIDDKANFVISALSGHLGGANEIAEDIARKLGATAVITTAADVNKTIAVDLLGKEFGWKIDGDSAVTRVSAFMVNEEKIAVYQDAGEKDWWKGELPKNVTVYDSYEKMKNSDSRGFLIISDRIIGGEVAENAVIYRPRSLVAGIGLHGDTTKEKILESLRFCLEKYNLSIKSVARLVSLKKPQDVRGLIDAAQELGIPVEYFDRDELAKISIPNPSDMVQAYEGTPSVSEAAAIKSSQGTLVVEKQKFPPDVTVAIARIRK, encoded by the coding sequence ATGGACAAAGTTGCAATTTTGGCAATAACAAAGAACGGCATCAAGATTGCATCATCGATAAGATCGTCATTTCCAAGCTGGGAGATCTTTGCCCCATCCAAGTTCCGCGACGAGACTAGTGCCAACTGGTACGAGGAGACAACTAGCGCAAAGATTGCAGAGTTGTTCTCCAATTACGACGGAATTGTCTGCCTGTTCTCGCTTGGCGCGGTAATCAGGCTGGTCGCGCCGTACCTGAAGGACAAAAAGACGGATCCGGCAATCATAGTAATAGACGACAAGGCAAACTTTGTGATAAGCGCACTATCAGGCCATTTGGGCGGCGCAAACGAGATTGCCGAGGACATTGCAAGAAAGCTTGGCGCAACTGCTGTGATCACCACTGCAGCAGACGTGAACAAGACAATAGCAGTCGATCTTCTCGGAAAGGAGTTCGGATGGAAGATAGACGGCGATTCGGCCGTGACCAGGGTGAGTGCGTTCATGGTAAACGAGGAGAAGATAGCAGTATATCAGGACGCAGGTGAAAAAGACTGGTGGAAGGGCGAGCTGCCAAAGAACGTTACAGTATACGACAGTTATGAAAAGATGAAAAACTCCGACTCTAGGGGGTTTTTGATCATATCGGACAGGATCATCGGAGGCGAGGTTGCGGAAAATGCCGTAATTTACAGGCCAAGGTCACTGGTGGCAGGAATAGGGCTGCACGGCGACACGACAAAGGAGAAGATACTTGAAAGCCTGCGTTTCTGTTTGGAAAAATACAATCTCAGCATAAAGTCGGTCGCAAGGCTGGTGTCGCTGAAAAAGCCGCAGGACGTCAGGGGTCTAATAGACGCGGCGCAGGAGCTTGGCATTCCTGTGGAATACTTTGATCGGGATGAGCTTGCCAAGATAAGCATCCCAAATCCATCGGACATGGTGCAGGCATACGAGGGGACACCAAGCGTGTCAGAGGCTGCCGCAATCAAGAGCTCGCAGGGCACGCTCGTAGTTGAAAAGCAGAAGTTCCCGCCGGACGTCACGGTTGCAATAGCGAGGATAAGGAAATGA
- a CDS encoding ATPase domain-containing protein has protein sequence MIRTGLQKLDEALGGGIRSGVITDISGASSTGKTQLALQVMVNLLSGGGSIFYQDTTGTFRPERLLELLKTKSLDPANLDRVTVSRVTSTRDQMNGILTIQKSDFALVVIDNVTDLFSFEYSREEQLLEKTTQFAKYMKDLSHVAVSKKIPVLVVNMVRNAAEIEQENMESVISVFTHVKIKLAKRQSVYEGRVFVNTKTNQFFYKITREGLVETT, from the coding sequence ATGATTCGGACCGGACTGCAAAAATTGGACGAAGCTCTTGGCGGCGGAATTCGGAGCGGCGTCATAACGGACATCTCCGGAGCAAGCAGCACCGGAAAGACGCAGCTTGCACTGCAGGTGATGGTCAACCTGCTCTCGGGGGGCGGCAGCATATTCTACCAGGACACTACCGGCACATTCAGGCCCGAGAGATTGCTTGAGCTGCTCAAAACAAAAAGTCTTGATCCTGCAAATCTGGACAGGGTGACAGTATCACGCGTCACAAGCACGCGCGACCAGATGAACGGCATTTTGACAATTCAGAAAAGTGACTTTGCGCTGGTCGTAATTGACAACGTCACCGATCTCTTCTCGTTTGAATATTCCAGGGAAGAGCAGCTGCTTGAAAAGACGACGCAGTTTGCAAAGTACATGAAGGACCTCTCACATGTTGCAGTCAGCAAAAAAATTCCGGTACTGGTGGTGAACATGGTAAGAAATGCGGCAGAAATAGAGCAGGAAAACATGGAATCGGTGATCAGTGTCTTCACACATGTAAAGATCAAGCTGGCAAAAAGGCAGTCCGTCTACGAGGGGCGCGTGTTTGTAAACACAAAAACAAATCAGTTCTTCTACAAAATAACAAGAGAGGGACTGGTGGAGACAACTTAA
- a CDS encoding translation initiation factor IF-2 subunit alpha, producing MTVESQEMPEIGEIVVATIAKMTDHGVYVSLDEYNGLQGFLHISEIAPGWVRSISKFVREGEKKVLLVKKVNPNRSEIDLSLKQVSKEQQKKKLLEVKRIEKGKTLLDAVKESSGITDKELEKIEDAIFTKYDFVYDMFLEVVTKGISVIDELKLPKKVLAAIEEASAKIKPPSVEIRGICELTCNQSNGIEVIKNTILDSIAGQESNITVTYIGAPKYRISVRGQDFKTAEKTLKPILEKIQKTIEKNNGTFSFTREESKKTREG from the coding sequence ATGACCGTGGAATCCCAAGAGATGCCGGAGATCGGAGAGATTGTAGTAGCTACAATAGCAAAGATGACGGATCACGGCGTGTACGTCAGCCTTGACGAATACAACGGCCTTCAGGGATTCCTGCACATATCAGAGATTGCACCTGGGTGGGTCCGCTCGATAAGCAAGTTCGTCAGGGAAGGAGAGAAAAAAGTACTGCTGGTCAAGAAGGTAAACCCAAACAGATCAGAGATAGACCTGTCACTAAAACAGGTGTCAAAGGAGCAGCAAAAGAAAAAGCTCCTCGAGGTAAAGAGAATCGAGAAAGGCAAGACTCTCTTGGACGCAGTCAAAGAGTCTTCTGGAATCACCGACAAGGAATTGGAAAAGATAGAGGATGCGATTTTTACAAAGTATGATTTTGTCTATGACATGTTTTTGGAAGTAGTCACAAAAGGAATCTCAGTTATTGACGAGCTAAAGCTGCCAAAGAAGGTGCTTGCTGCAATCGAGGAGGCAAGCGCAAAGATAAAGCCGCCGTCAGTCGAGATTCGTGGAATATGCGAGCTTACATGCAACCAGTCAAACGGAATCGAGGTAATCAAGAACACCATACTTGACTCCATTGCAGGACAAGAGTCAAACATAACGGTCACATATATCGGCGCACCAAAGTACAGGATAAGCGTCAGGGGCCAGGACTTTAAGACTGCAGAAAAGACGCTAAAGCCAATCTTGGAAAAGATACAAAAAACGATAGAAAAGAACAACGGCACATTCAGCTTTACAAGAGAAGAGTCAAAGAAGACAAGAGAAGGGTAG
- the metK gene encoding methionine adenosyltransferase, with translation MGRSFLFTSESVTEGHPDKICDKISDALLDEYLRQDPNSRVAVETMTTTGIVVVAGEVTTKAKFDIQDVVRNTIREIGYDKPEYGFDADSCSVLVSIHAQSPDISQGVTATDNKDQGAGDQGLMFGYAVNETDELMPLPILLAHKLTRRLSEARKSKELPWVRPDGKSQVTVEYEDGKPVRIETIVISTQHAPEVQNSEIREKIIEKVIKPVCGKWWHDKIKIHINPTGRFVIGGPPGDSGLTGRKIIVDTYGGAGRHGGGAFSGKDPSKVDRSACYMCRYIAKNIVAGGLAEKCEVQVAYAIGVAEPVSLMVNTFGTSKIPEEEIENLVRKNFDMRPAAIITQLDLKRPIYKDTAAFGHFGRTDVSLPWEKTDKADKLRAAAGL, from the coding sequence ATGGGGCGAAGTTTTCTTTTTACTTCCGAATCGGTGACAGAAGGACATCCAGACAAAATTTGTGATAAAATATCCGACGCATTACTAGACGAATACCTAAGACAGGATCCAAACTCACGAGTCGCAGTTGAGACCATGACCACCACCGGAATAGTCGTGGTCGCAGGCGAGGTGACAACCAAGGCCAAGTTCGACATACAGGACGTGGTCAGAAACACCATCAGAGAGATCGGCTACGACAAGCCAGAGTACGGGTTTGATGCCGATTCTTGCAGCGTTTTGGTCTCAATACACGCCCAAAGCCCAGACATATCCCAGGGAGTGACTGCCACGGACAACAAGGACCAAGGAGCAGGAGACCAGGGTTTGATGTTCGGCTATGCCGTAAACGAGACGGACGAGCTGATGCCGCTCCCAATACTGCTTGCACACAAGCTGACACGAAGACTGTCCGAGGCGCGCAAAAGCAAGGAGCTTCCGTGGGTAAGACCCGACGGCAAGTCGCAGGTGACAGTGGAATACGAGGACGGCAAGCCAGTTAGAATCGAGACCATAGTCATATCAACTCAGCACGCACCAGAGGTGCAAAACTCGGAGATTCGAGAGAAGATAATCGAGAAGGTGATAAAGCCAGTCTGCGGAAAATGGTGGCACGACAAGATAAAGATCCACATAAATCCAACAGGCCGATTCGTAATAGGCGGCCCGCCGGGGGACTCTGGCCTCACCGGAAGAAAGATCATAGTTGATACGTACGGGGGCGCAGGAAGACACGGAGGCGGCGCATTCTCAGGAAAGGACCCATCAAAGGTCGACAGGTCTGCGTGCTACATGTGCAGGTACATTGCAAAGAACATCGTAGCTGGAGGCCTTGCGGAAAAATGCGAGGTCCAGGTGGCATATGCAATCGGAGTGGCAGAACCTGTATCACTTATGGTAAACACGTTTGGCACATCAAAGATTCCAGAAGAGGAGATCGAGAACCTGGTGCGCAAGAACTTTGACATGCGTCCTGCGGCAATCATAACCCAGCTGGACCTCAAAAGACCAATCTACAAGGACACTGCCGCATTTGGCCACTTTGGGCGAACCGACGTATCCCTCCCGTGGGAAAAGACGGACAAGGCCGACAAGCTCAGAGCGGCAGCAGGCCTGTAG